Part of the Aquicella lusitana genome is shown below.
AGCCTGACGGAAGTTATCTGACAGAGGGTACCGTCACAGTGCGCGAATTTAATCGCGCTACAGAATGGGATTTACCATTACGAGGTCCGCGAACGTTGAATGGGTTGATAGTTGAGTACCTTGAAACCCTGCCACGCAGCGGAACAGCTGTTTTAATTGCGGATCATCCTATCGAAATTGTACAAGTAAAAGAAAATCGAGTAAAACTCGCCAGAATTTTCCCCAAGCGAGTGTGATGGTTGGGATTTCCCTGTAGCAGAGTAGATAATCTTTATTGAATAATTAATGCTGCGACGACACGGCGATTTTCCGCTGAAAGAACGTTATAAGTTCGGCAAGCTGCACTGGTATCCATAATCTCAACGCCAATTCCCTGGTTTATTAATTCGCCATATATTTCAACTGGAAGAAAGACATGGGTTGCCCCAGTACCAATTAATAAAATGTCTGGCTTTAAGGCAACAGCCAGCTGGAGAGCGTGGGCAGATAACGCAGCGGCTGTTTGTGGTGCCCAATTTTCTATCAACTGGTCAGGCGAAATGATAATACTTTGCGTGAATGTAATATCATTAACCTGAATCAGGCCCGGTTTGAAGGCTCGGATTTGATAGCCTGCCTGGTTTTCATCGAGCTCTAATGTGGCCATCTGTTCCCCCATGATTAAGTGACTGAATAAATTGACAGCTACCACCAGGGTGATTATGTTACCAAATTAAATGCTTTAATACCTCAACAAGGATTGCATATGGTCAAGATATCAACACAACCATTTACTTCGCTCCCTCCTTACAAAAGTGTAGCAGGGGCTCTTTTACTTAGCGCTTTTTTTGGGCCAGTTGGGTTGCTTTATGCGTCTTTTTGGGGTGGTTTTACCATGATTGCCGTGGGTTTTGTGGTAGTGAGCAGCAAACTTTTTTACCCGATTGCGTTATTCTGGGTCATCTGCTGTATCTGGAGCGTGGGGGCGGTTGAATCCTACAATAAAAAAATTTTACGGGCGGCACAGCAACAGACTGCGTTTCAATAAAAACTTGGTATTCATTATTCCCCTCCTGCGGAAGAATATAAATGAAAAAAAATATTATCAGACGGAGCTATCCGGCGCATGTTATTGCTTCGCTTCATGCGTTTCATCCCGTATTACAAAGAGTTTATGCGGCAAGGCAAGTTCAGTCTGCGCATGAATTAAACCACGCGCTCGATTGTCTGCATCCCTACCATACATTGATCGGTATCGAAAAGGCGGTGAACCTGATGGCTGAAGCCGTGATGCAGAATCAAAAGATACTGATTGTAGGTGACTTTGATGCGGATGGCGCAACCAGCACCGCTCTTGCGGTACGTGCCTTGCGCAGCTTTGGCGCGCAACATGTGCAATTTCTTGTGCCAAATCGCTTTGCTTACGGCTATGGTCTTACGCCGGAGCTGATTACTGCAGCGGAGGATTTTGCGCCTGACGTGATCGTGACGGTTGATAACGGCATTGCCAATCATGCGGGAGTGGAGGCAGCAAAACAGCGTGGGATCCGGGTGATTATTACCGATCATCACTTGCCCGCTGCGACGTTGCCGGCGGCGGATGCGATTGTTAATCCTAATCAACGCGGTGATAACTTTCCCAGCAAACATCTTGCCGGCGTAGGCGTTATTTTTTATGTCATGCTCGCGCTGCGCCGACATCTCTCAACGATAGGCTGGTTTGCAAAAAAACAACTGGCTGAACCCAATATGTCACGCTTGCTTGATCTCGTCGCGTTAGGGACCGTGGCAGACCTTGTTCCGCTTGATCATAACAATCGCATTCTGATTCATCAGGGTCTGCGGCGTATTCGTGCTGGTCTCTCTGTTCCGGGTATTGTCGCGCTATTGGAATTATCTGACCGCAACTTCACGCGAGCCGTGGCTTCAGATCTTGGTTTTGCCGTAGCGGCACGCCTGAATGCAGCAGGGCGGTTGGATGATATGTCGCTGGGTATTGAGTGTTTATTATGTGATGACGGTGCGCGTGCACGTGATATTGCACGCAGACTGGATCAGCTAAATAATGAACGCAAAAGTATAGAGCAGGATATGCAGACGCAGGCATTGGAAGCGCTTAATAAATTGATTTTGCGGTTGCAGGGAGAGCTGCCAAACGGTTTGTGCCTCTTCGATACATCATGGCATCAGGGCGTGATCGGCATTCTTGCTGCACGCATCAAGGATCGGTTTAACCGGCCTGTCATTGTTTTCGCACCGGGTCAGGAAAATGAGCTTAAAGGTTCGGCGCGATCAATCGCAGGATTGCATATTCGTGACATCTTGGCGCTGATTGATGCGCAGTATCCGGGGCTTATTCACAAATTTGGCGGCCATGCGATGGCGGCAGGTTTGACCATCGCCAGTCATGCGTTGGAACCATTCACCAAAGCATTCAATGAAACAGTGAGCCAGCAAATCGCTGATATCGATTTACAGCATGCACTTTTTAGTGATGGCGAACTCTGTGCAGAAGATATTTCCTTGGAAGTGGCTGCTTTGTTGCGTGATGCGGGCCCATGGGGACAAGTGTTTCCAGAGCCGCTTTTTGATGATACGTTTCAAATTGTCGATCAGCGTCTGGTAGCTGAGAAACATTTAAAGCTGCGCTTGCTTAAAGCTGAAAAATTGATTGATGCCATCGCCTTTTTTGTGGATACCAATGCATGGCCTAATCACCGCTGCCAATCCATACGCGCTGCTTACCGGCTGGATGTGAATGAATATAAAGGCAGACAAACGGTACAATTGATTATCGATTATTTTGAGCCGGCTTGTTAACGTCGCCCTATTGACAAATTATTCGCTCCTGTTGCACTATGATGAAAAGCTAATTTTCACATCTTAATTCTACCTCATCCCTTCCATCTTTCATAAGACATGCACGCGCGCATTTTCGCGCTGATTTTCTATCCACTCTTTTTTCTTCATTTCGTTGAATCGATCCATCTTTTTTAAAAGGATTTTTACTATGCAACAATCTATAAAAAATTTATCAATCGTATCATTGCAAAACCATGATGAAGCTCAATCAAAGTATTTTCAGCGGCTGCTTAATCAGATGTATTACACCCTATTGTTCGGGGAGGATGCATCTACAGCGCTTGATCTGTCAACACTGAGTCAGCTAAAAAAAATTGAAACCGCATGGATTGAGTCGGCGCAGCGGGATTGTCTGCAATATTATCCATGCGATCAAGAGGTAAGCAATGGAGAAGTAGTTGCTGCGGCGTTAAAAAAACACCGTGTTTATCAACATAAACTATTCGATTTTCTTCTCCATGAAGCTGGAATGGAGGATTTAAAAAAATTCATTCTCAGTGAATCAGTGCTAAACCTGGAATTTTTTGATTACCTGGCACTATCCATTATCGGTGTGCCTGATCAGGCAAAATCTGAAATTGCTGCTAACTTATGGGATGAAGCTGGCCGGGGTAATATTCAACAGTTTCACACCACACTGTTTAAAAAACTGATGGAAGATCTGGGCCTGCGTTATGACCGGCAAAACATTATTGAAAATATGACTTGGGAGGGATTGGCCGGTATTAATTTGTTCAGCTATTTTTCGATCTACCCATTCAATAAGATGAAATACTTCGGTTTGCTGGCAGCAACTGAGATGCTGGATCCACCCCATTATCATAAATTGATAAAAGCCATCAACCGCATTTTTAATCAAAAGATTGATCATACCTACTATGTCGAGCATGAAATTATTGATATTGAACACGCAGATGGTTGGCTGCAAAAAGTGATCTTGCCTGAATTAAACAAAAACCCACATAAGACACGTGACTTCTGGTTGGGATTTTACCTGCGGCTTGAATCAGCTGAGAAATATTACAACAGCTTGTTGTCATCTTTTATGACCAAACAAGCCGCTTAGGAGGTACTTATGGACTATATGTTAACTTCCAGTGAAAAACATATTGCAAGCGAATGGGAAAAATATAAAGGCTACACAGTACGGCCGGTGCCAAGTACGCTTTCCTATTATAGGCAGCACATTCATTCGCTTGCTGCGCAAAAATCATGTGTGATCCTCGGTGGCACGCCAGAAATCAGGGATATCTTTCAGGCTGAGCACCGTCCCGTCACCTTGATTGATCAATCGGAGGAAATGGTCAGGGCCATGGGCTGGTTAACGGCTGCGAAAAAACCGCTTGCCCCCAATGAACAATTCAGCAAACAAAACTGGCTGACAGTGGCCCTTACTGATCCGGTGGATCTGGTAGTGGGTGATGATGCTATTAATATGGTGAGTTGGGATGAGTTTCCATTATTCCTTAGTCGGATCTGGCAACTATTGAATAAAGAAGGCATCTTTATTTGTCATTTGCTTGTCAAACCGGATGATGAATTGATTGATCAAGAAGTGGAGGATGTATGGCATGCTTATCAAACAGGCTTAATTAAATCAACGTTTGACCTTGCGAGCTGCCTGAATTTTATTTGCTTTGATAAACCCTCTTATCGTATGGGATGGCAACAAACCATATCCCGTATCGGAAAAGACAGGTTGGCCCAGTTTAAACCGGAACTTGATTTTGTTGATCGGTTTCAATTGTGTAACAGCCGTTTCTGTTGTCCGCCACAATCTCTGTTCGAAGCAATAGCAGAAAAGTATTTTACGATTGAGGAAATATTTTATCCGCATGAGCATGCTTATTGTTTGTTTGAACCAGTTTATTTGCTGCGAAAAAAACAAGGATAATAAACCATGACATCTCATTTGATTGCATTTGATCAGCATACGGATTTTTTGGCAGCTGTTAAAAACAAATATGAACACTTTAATTGGCATGCTCAAACCATTGTATTTGTAGAACCCTATGGTGCATCTCTCTCGCTGCTTAAGCACGGATTATCCCGTGGATTCAACATCATTATTTTGACCGCCAATACGGATTTCCGCCAGTTATCCCACGCGATATTAGAAAAGGCATCCTTGGCTATTTGTATTGATACAATCAAAACAGCAGAAGTGATTGCTGTGATGGAGAGCTTGCGCAACATCTTTCCTATCCATGCTGTCATACCCGGATTTGAATACTTTGTTCCTGTCGCTGCGCGCGCCAGCCTGTCTCTCGGTTTGCCGGGCATGCATCCTACGTATGTGATGCGCTTGAGGCGTAAGGACCTGATGCGCCAGGCACTTCAAGCTGCTGGTATACAGGTGCCACGCTTCAGCCTGGTCAATTCCATGTCAGATCTCGGGAAGGCGATAGATTCGATTGGCTTGCCGGCTATTTGCAAGCCCATCGACGCGGCAGGCAGTGTTAATGTCAGACGAGTTAGTACGAAGGAAGAAGCCACTACGGCTGCTTTGCGTATTCTGGAAGGGCATGATGTACTTTGGGGTTATCCGTTAGCTAGGCATGTCTTGTACGAAGAATATATAGAAGGAAAAGAATATAGCGTTGAAGGTATTGTTCAATATGGCCGCATTTATCATTTCAGTCTGACAGAAAAAAATGTGTCTGATCAATTGGAGTTTGTTGAAACAGGTCATATTGTTAATGTGCCTGTAGAAGCCGGGCTAAAAAAGCGTATAGAAAATTATGTGGAAGATGTGCTTCATCACTTGGGGGCAAACCATTGCCCCTTTCATGCTGAAGTTAGGCTGAATAAAGAAGGGAAACCGGTGCTGATGGAAATCGCAGCACGGTTGGCGGGTGATAAAATTGGCGACTTGATCAACCTGGCACGTGAAATCAATTATTTTGATTATGTCTATGCGGCATATTTGGGTGAATCTCTGCCGTTGCCGCAAATGAATAGCCATTTTGCTGGTATCCGTTTTTTTTATCGGCCTGAAATAGAAAGCTATGCTTCAGTAACCGGCAGGGAGATCCTTACTAAATATAAAATAGAGGAGTTTGTTTTGTACTATGGTCCTGGCGATCCTATTCCGGCCTTTCCCAAGGCTTTGAAAAGGCTGGGGCATGTCATCATCAAAGATGACTGTTATGAAAGTCTGGTTCACGCACTGGATCATATTGATCACGACATCATTTTTAATTCTTAAAATGTTAAGGCAGCATAACCCCATTTTGGAAATTGGCTTTAAACATCATATTCACGAAAGGAATAAACAAATGAAGGATCCGAATGTCATTGTTGTTCACGGTGCTTATGGCTATCCGGAGGAAAACTGGTTTGGCTGGTTAAAAAACAGGCTTAACCAACAGGGGATAGCCAGCTATGTGCCACATCTGCCTACACCCCAAGAGCAAAGCCTGTCGCATTGGTTAAGGTTATTTAACCATTCATATTCGCATCTTGTTCACGAGCAGACAATTCTTATCGGGCACAGCTTGGGCGCTGCTTTTATTTTACGCTGGATGGCACAGTCGGCACGCAAAATTGCCGTTGCCATCTTGGTAGGTGCATTTATAGGCAAGGTAGGACTTAATGAATTTGACGAAATAAATCAGAGCTTTTTTAACGATGCCTTTGATTGGCAAGGTATTAAAAAATGCAGTCATTCTTTTATATCTTATTATGGTGATAATGATCCCTATGTCACTAAGAAGCAGTTCCACTGGATAGCTGAACAGTTAGGAGCAAGAAAAATTATTGTTTCACAAGCAGGGCATTTTAATACTGTATCCGGTTATTCCAAGTTTCCTCTTCTGCTAAGTCATTTAAAACAGATTTTAAAAGGAAATCCGCTATGGTAAATGGATTATGTTTTATTTTTTTAGGCACATTAGGATGGGGTATTTCGCTGTTTCTTGTCAAATTGCTGCTGGTATCGTTAACCCCTGAAGACATTATTATTTACCGGATGGCACTGGGTGCATTATTTTTATTTGTGTTAATCAAACATCAGAAAATAAAAACAGCCCAGTCTGGTGTATTAATAAAAGAAGGAGTTGTGATGGGCTTGATGAATATTGCCATTCCATTTTATTTGATTGTGGTGGCTGAAAAAACTGTGTCCAGTTCATTGGCGTCCATCATAAATGGATTAACCCCATTATTTACATTTCTACTCGGTATGATTTTTTATTCATCAGGACAGCGGTTCCATTTTTTTAATTTACTCAGTACTCTCCTCGGGTTGGCAGGAGTGGTGGTGATAAATATGGATTATAGATGGAATGAGAAAATTGAAGTGGATCTTTTTGCTTTAATCATGGCAAGTGTTTCTTATGCGGTCGCAGCTAACTATGCTAAAGCACGCACAAAATCAAGTGATCCCATTCAAGTAGCGGCGGCCGCTGCTGTTGTCTCCGTTTTAGCGATGCTGTTATACAAATCAATAAAAGGAGAAATATTCCACTGGCACATACCACAGAATTTGCTCCAGGTAGCCGCCTTATGCTGGTTGGGGATCATCGGTTCGGGATTGAGCCTTTATCTTTATTGCCTGTTAATACAGCGCACTAGCGCGATAACAGCTTCGATGATTACTTATCTGATGACGTTTACAGGGATCGTCTCGGGCGTAATTTTTCTGCAGGAAAAATTGACTTATCCTGTTATTTCAGGATGCGGTTTCATCCTGGCATCGCTAGTTCTTCTCAATCATGGGCGATGGATTAAAAATCTTCTCATCTGGGATAGAAAAGGGGAGTGACCCATATGCTATCGTGCAGTTTTGATTATTATTCAGAAACGACTATACAAAACATTCGTTACTCCAGATTAAATTTTATCGTTAAGCATAAATACTAAGATCTGCTATTGCGCCTGGGCCGGGTTGTGGGCTGGGGCCCTTTTTCTTCAGATGCGTTCTCAGCGTTGTTAAAAAATGATGCATGGTGCGTGCTGACCGGTGAGACGAGGGCAGGCGATAAAGTAGGTGCTTTTTGAATAGAAGGGAGTAGCAATAAAGCTGCATCTGTAAAGCTTGCCGCGAAGTGATTCTCGCTGAGAATTTTGTATATTTCTTTTTTCTCTTCTGTTGATTGGCTGATCATCAAGGCTGCTCTTTGCTGCTCATTTGAATAAACATATGTGTAGATCAGGAGAGATTTTTCATTTTTATCTAATGTATTATATGGTTTGTTCATCAACTGGTAGAATATGCGATCGCACATTTCTGTTAATTTTTTCTGAAGCAAAGCTTTTGTATTTGTTTCTAAACCAAAGACTTCATAGTGTTTTGATAATCGCTGCATTGTTTTCAGCTGGTCCTCAGTTGTTTCTAACTTTGCTATATCTAGCATAAAGAGTTTGTCTAATTCTTTTTTAGTTCGGAATTCATCAATAAATCGATAACCATCTCGTCCATAGGGAGGTGTCTTTTCACCAGGGTAATATTGCCGCCTGAAATAACTGTATATTGCATCGATATCCTTTTCGCTAATGGAATCGAGTACCTGTTTTTTATGCTCTGGATCCAATTTAACGTAGCTTCTGATAAACGCATTCATTTTCTTCTTAAGATCGAGTTTAGATGCCGATTTTACGATATTTTGCATCTGCGAAATGGATTTTTTTTCATATTGAGAAATAAATTTTACTTCAGATTTTAATCCTTTCTCGTTTAGATCATGCAATATTTTTTCTCTGTCAGATTTGTACTGTGAATTAAGTACCATTATTTTATCTTCTTTTTTCATATCCAGATATTTATCAATAAAACGACTTCGTTGTTCCGCATTTAAATTCCCATAGTAGCCATATTCGATGGCATTGTTTCGCTTTTTCTGACTTTCTCGTTTTATGAAAAATTGAGCGGTATTATCTCGGCGCAATAAGAATTTATCAGAAAAGAGGGATTTTTTTGCGCTGTCTTTTTGTGTTGATAGGACGTCATTTTTATTTTTAACGTCTAATACGATGTATAACTTCATGAAAGATTTTTTCTCATCGTCGAGATGGTCAAATTGTTTGCTTTTTAGTAACTTGGCAATATTTTTTTGGAAGATTTCAGATTTCTGGATTTTTCTGTTCTTTCTAAGCTCTACCAAATCATTCACAGACTGAAATTTCAGCAGCTTATGCTGGTATTCGGGCGTTAGTGTCTGATAATCTTTTAAAAATTGCTTTTTCTCTTTTCTTGACCGCACAGCATACGGTTTTTGCAACAAAACCATCATTGTTTTTAGTTCGGCTATTTTGGCATTGAATATCTTATCGCGCTGTGCTTTTGCCGCATTTACTGATTTGATTTCTTCTTGAAAGTCTCTATTATTTATCTCCCTCGTGTTCTTTTCGTAATCCAAATGTGAAATTTCTTGATCGTATGCTTTTCTTTCTTCTACATCTAAACTAGGCAATACTCCCTTCATGGTTTTTTGCATGGCCGTTAATTCTTCGGTAAGTTGAGATTCGATGATCAAAGCAGCCAAGCCAGGATGACTTTTGCTCAGGGCAATGTAGTTTTTATAAATTCGATTCTTTCTTTTCGCTTTTCATCCGGCTTTTGGGGATTGCTGGATTTTAAACTGTTATATGAGACAAGCAAAATTTCTTTTTGCCTCTCAAGAAAATTTATTTCATTTTGCAAGCGTTCTACTTCTTGCCTTGCAATTTCAATTCCATTAGCCGATATCATGTCTGATTCCCCGTTCGGTATTTTTTACAGCATTTATATAATTATAGGCTTGATTAAATAATTTGCGTTAAAGTCGCTGAACTTCATATTATTTTGTATTATCATTGTGTTGGATTATTTAAATGCAAGGAAAGGAAGACAATGTCAGATACATTGCTATTCTCGGTAAATGACCATATTGCCCGAATCACTTTCAACCGCCCAGCAGTAATGAATTCATTTGACAAGCAAATGGCGGATGAATTGGAGAGCATCACTGAAGAAGTGAGAGCTAATCCTGACATTCGGGCCGTGCTTTTAAATGGAGCAGGTCAATTATTTATGGCAGGAGGCGATTTGCAATTTTTTCATGAACGACTGAATACCATGCCAGCCGGGGTCATGAAAATTGTGCGTACACTCAACGCCTCTATTATTAATCTGATGCATATGCCTAAACCTGTGGTAGCAAGCGTACATGGCTCCGTTGCTGGCGTAGGTGTGAGCTTGATGATGGCTTGCGATCTGGCAATAGCGGCAGAAAAAACCAAATTTACATTAGCCTATACCGGCATTGGTATCAGCCCGGATGGCGGTGCCTCATTCAATTTGCCACGTTTAGTTGGTGTTAAAAAAGCGATGGAATGGCTCTTGCTATCTGATATTTTCGACGCTCACACGGCTCAAGCATATGGACTAATTAATTGGGTAGTGCCTGCCGACAAATTAACAGAAGAAACGGAACGCCTGCTCAAGCGTCTGGCAAATGGTCCTACCCAATCTTACGCACGTGTAAAGCGTCTGATCAATGAAAGCTGGCAATTTGATCTTGAAAAGCAACTTGAACGCGAAGGCAGGGCATTTGAAGCTTGCAGCATAACATCGGATTTTAAAATTGGGGTGAATGGATTTCTCAACAAAAATAAACCTGAATTTACTGGAAAATAATTGATCGAGGTTGGTGGAGTCAGGGGAAATGATATCGCTAACTGATTTTACGGGGTTATTGATTGCGCCCGGAGGGATTCGATCCCCGACCACTCTGGTTCGAAGTGCGGCATGGTAATTTAAATTTAACAATAAATCAATGCCTTACGGAGTATTAGCATATGGAAAACCGATGGAAACCTAATGAAATTACCTGATTTCCAATGGAGGCCTGGTACAATTCTGGTACATTGGGATTATTCTTGAAATTATATTACAATGTATTACAATGTAATATAGGTGTAAGTGAGGGCTTAGCTATGAAATTAAAATCCAGAAATACAACCAGCTACCAGCAGGATCAAGACTTAATTGATCCTATGAGTGAGTGGTTATCTAAAAATCCGGGTTTTAACAAATCAAGGCTTATAAATATGGCTGTAAGACATTTTATAACAACTGAACATAAATTGGTGCCTGTAGAAACAGTAACCGCTAGTGACAAACAAGCATCTGAAATCGCAAAGAAAATGATGAAAAAGCATGCCCATATGCTAGAGAAACTGAAGTAGATGGCTTCTTCCAAAGTAAGCTTAATTACTGTTGACCAAGTGATTTCATTTAATAAGGAAATCGTATCACAGGAAAACCAAAAGCACCTTTGTTTGGATCGCGGAAACAATATATCCAATCAGGTATCATGCAACAAGGACGGTGTGTAATCATAAATGAAAAGTCACCTTTATTTATTTCTAATTCAAAAAAAATAGAAATAAATAAATTAAAAAAAGTTGAAAAAGATGGAAAGCAATATGTAGTAATTGGAAAGGATTCTGATGGTGAGTATTTGCTAGAAATCAAAGTGCCTTAATAGCTAAAATGTAAGTACGTCTCCCCGTTCTGGTGTCAAATAACGAATTCTATATGTACTGGTTGTGTCTCGAGCTATGGCTTTTAATGCGGTCAAAAGATCATGGAAAAATGGAATCAGCCTATGCATAATTGGGCGTTGATAGCATCCTAGCTCCAGATTTATTTTGACGGTCGCTTAAATTTAGAGCTGAGATGATTTCGGACTGACACAGTTTGATGAACGCTCTCCTGATAACCAGCAATATTCCATATAAACTCTTCTTGATAATTTTATTTTAACGGATTCGAGACTAGTTGGTTTTTTGTTAAATTTTTTGCATAAGCTTATGAATAAATTTAACAAAAAAATCGACTATACCAAATTCTGGTACAGTTTTGGTACATTGTTAGGAGTTGGGATGAGGCAAAATCTAGATAGAAGTGCTTGATTAAATAATCGCGCCCGGAGGGATTCGAACCCCCGACCACCTGGTTCGAAGCCAGTAGTGGTGGATTTAAAATTAAATTAAAATCAATACCTTGTGGCAATTTTGCATCAGCAAAACTTCGATAAACCCAGGGAAATTGGTATGAATCTGAGAGAGTTACGTGACAATTTCCCTACACTTTTGGATTAGTATGCGGTGAATATCCATATTAATCTATGCAATACTTGCGGTGAATATAATTGTATATGCGGCGAATATTGACTATAATCTCCTTATTAAATGCGGAGATTATATGTACATCTACGAACATAAAAAATGGCCTAAATTTCAATGGGATCATGCTAGATTAGCTGAACTGCTGGCTGATGTTCGCTATAAGCAAGGACGCTTGCTGGGCTGGATGGATGGTATTGGTTTTCAATTGCGAGAAGAGGCTACATTAGCTACGCTAACGCAAGATGTCATAAAAACCAGTGAAATCGAAGGGGAAAAGCTCGATACAGAACAGGTGCGATCATCCATTGCCAAAAAATTGGGAATGGATATTGGTGCTGCTCGTCAGATAGATAGACATGTCGATGGTATCGTTGAAATTATGTTAGATGCGACATGTCATTATAATGCGCCTTTAACAGAGGAACGGCTATTTGGCTGGCATGCGGCTTTATTCCCAACGGGCAGAAGCGGATTTCAACGTATTCATGTTGGCAGTTGGCGCACAAAAGAAAGTGGTCCTATGCAAGTGGTCTCAGGACCTTATGGTCGTGAAAAGGTGCATTATGAAGCGCCCGATTATAGTCGGTTGAAGAAAGAAATATCTGTTTTTTTAAAGTGGTTTAACCACTCGCAAGAAATAGACTTAGTTATCAAATCGGCACTCGCGCATTTTTGGTTTGTAACAATTCATCCTTTTGATGATGGAAATGGGCGCATTGCAAGAGCAATGGCTGATATGTTATTAGCACGTTCTGAAAATAGCCGTCAGCGATTTTATAGTATGTCGGCGCAAATTCAATGCGAACGTAATGAGTATTATCAAGTGTTAGAAAATTGCCAGAAAGGAAGTTTGGATATCACTGAGTGGTTAGAATGGTATTTGCGTTGTCTGCA
Proteins encoded:
- a CDS encoding DMT family transporter gives rise to the protein MVNGLCFIFLGTLGWGISLFLVKLLLVSLTPEDIIIYRMALGALFLFVLIKHQKIKTAQSGVLIKEGVVMGLMNIAIPFYLIVVAEKTVSSSLASIINGLTPLFTFLLGMIFYSSGQRFHFFNLLSTLLGLAGVVVINMDYRWNEKIEVDLFALIMASVSYAVAANYAKARTKSSDPIQVAAAAAVVSVLAMLLYKSIKGEIFHWHIPQNLLQVAALCWLGIIGSGLSLYLYCLLIQRTSAITASMITYLMTFTGIVSGVIFLQEKLTYPVISGCGFILASLVLLNHGRWIKNLLIWDRKGE
- a CDS encoding RBBP9/YdeN family alpha/beta hydrolase, whose protein sequence is MKDPNVIVVHGAYGYPEENWFGWLKNRLNQQGIASYVPHLPTPQEQSLSHWLRLFNHSYSHLVHEQTILIGHSLGAAFILRWMAQSARKIAVAILVGAFIGKVGLNEFDEINQSFFNDAFDWQGIKKCSHSFISYYGDNDPYVTKKQFHWIAEQLGARKIIVSQAGHFNTVSGYSKFPLLLSHLKQILKGNPLW
- a CDS encoding enoyl-CoA hydratase/isomerase family protein; the protein is MSDTLLFSVNDHIARITFNRPAVMNSFDKQMADELESITEEVRANPDIRAVLLNGAGQLFMAGGDLQFFHERLNTMPAGVMKIVRTLNASIINLMHMPKPVVASVHGSVAGVGVSLMMACDLAIAAEKTKFTLAYTGIGISPDGGASFNLPRLVGVKKAMEWLLLSDIFDAHTAQAYGLINWVVPADKLTEETERLLKRLANGPTQSYARVKRLINESWQFDLEKQLEREGRAFEACSITSDFKIGVNGFLNKNKPEFTGK
- a CDS encoding ATP-grasp domain-containing protein; the encoded protein is MTSHLIAFDQHTDFLAAVKNKYEHFNWHAQTIVFVEPYGASLSLLKHGLSRGFNIIILTANTDFRQLSHAILEKASLAICIDTIKTAEVIAVMESLRNIFPIHAVIPGFEYFVPVAARASLSLGLPGMHPTYVMRLRRKDLMRQALQAAGIQVPRFSLVNSMSDLGKAIDSIGLPAICKPIDAAGSVNVRRVSTKEEATTAALRILEGHDVLWGYPLARHVLYEEYIEGKEYSVEGIVQYGRIYHFSLTEKNVSDQLEFVETGHIVNVPVEAGLKKRIENYVEDVLHHLGANHCPFHAEVRLNKEGKPVLMEIAARLAGDKIGDLINLAREINYFDYVYAAYLGESLPLPQMNSHFAGIRFFYRPEIESYASVTGREILTKYKIEEFVLYYGPGDPIPAFPKALKRLGHVIIKDDCYESLVHALDHIDHDIIFNS
- the recJ gene encoding single-stranded-DNA-specific exonuclease RecJ; the encoded protein is MKKNIIRRSYPAHVIASLHAFHPVLQRVYAARQVQSAHELNHALDCLHPYHTLIGIEKAVNLMAEAVMQNQKILIVGDFDADGATSTALAVRALRSFGAQHVQFLVPNRFAYGYGLTPELITAAEDFAPDVIVTVDNGIANHAGVEAAKQRGIRVIITDHHLPAATLPAADAIVNPNQRGDNFPSKHLAGVGVIFYVMLALRRHLSTIGWFAKKQLAEPNMSRLLDLVALGTVADLVPLDHNNRILIHQGLRRIRAGLSVPGIVALLELSDRNFTRAVASDLGFAVAARLNAAGRLDDMSLGIECLLCDDGARARDIARRLDQLNNERKSIEQDMQTQALEALNKLILRLQGELPNGLCLFDTSWHQGVIGILAARIKDRFNRPVIVFAPGQENELKGSARSIAGLHIRDILALIDAQYPGLIHKFGGHAMAAGLTIASHALEPFTKAFNETVSQQIADIDLQHALFSDGELCAEDISLEVAALLRDAGPWGQVFPEPLFDDTFQIVDQRLVAEKHLKLRLLKAEKLIDAIAFFVDTNAWPNHRCQSIRAAYRLDVNEYKGRQTVQLIIDYFEPAC
- a CDS encoding iron-containing redox enzyme family protein — its product is MQQSIKNLSIVSLQNHDEAQSKYFQRLLNQMYYTLLFGEDASTALDLSTLSQLKKIETAWIESAQRDCLQYYPCDQEVSNGEVVAAALKKHRVYQHKLFDFLLHEAGMEDLKKFILSESVLNLEFFDYLALSIIGVPDQAKSEIAANLWDEAGRGNIQQFHTTLFKKLMEDLGLRYDRQNIIENMTWEGLAGINLFSYFSIYPFNKMKYFGLLAATEMLDPPHYHKLIKAINRIFNQKIDHTYYVEHEIIDIEHADGWLQKVILPELNKNPHKTRDFWLGFYLRLESAEKYYNSLLSSFMTKQAA
- a CDS encoding class I SAM-dependent methyltransferase yields the protein MDYMLTSSEKHIASEWEKYKGYTVRPVPSTLSYYRQHIHSLAAQKSCVILGGTPEIRDIFQAEHRPVTLIDQSEEMVRAMGWLTAAKKPLAPNEQFSKQNWLTVALTDPVDLVVGDDAINMVSWDEFPLFLSRIWQLLNKEGIFICHLLVKPDDELIDQEVEDVWHAYQTGLIKSTFDLASCLNFICFDKPSYRMGWQQTISRIGKDRLAQFKPELDFVDRFQLCNSRFCCPPQSLFEAIAEKYFTIEEIFYPHEHAYCLFEPVYLLRKKQG
- a CDS encoding Mth938-like domain-containing protein; the protein is MATLELDENQAGYQIRAFKPGLIQVNDITFTQSIIISPDQLIENWAPQTAAALSAHALQLAVALKPDILLIGTGATHVFLPVEIYGELINQGIGVEIMDTSAACRTYNVLSAENRRVVAALIIQ